The following proteins come from a genomic window of Oncorhynchus mykiss isolate Arlee chromosome 19, USDA_OmykA_1.1, whole genome shotgun sequence:
- the dtd2 gene encoding D-aminoacyl-tRNA deacylase 2 isoform X1, protein MTEKAGSPLARTVLQQCLYARLQVKPADDQSEAEWVQIDRGMVVYICFFKGATEEIIQKIVNTLLNLKLCEADSGKYVSVLDLPGNVLIVPQATLGGKAKGKGMQYHHNIGKEEGLQLYSNFVSLCEKELALSSNSSETGMIVKHGTYGNRQVLKLDTNGPYTHLMEF, encoded by the exons ATGACTGAAAAGGCAGGTTCTCCACTAGCAAGAACTGTTCTTCAGCAGTGTCTCTATGCAAGGCTTCAAGTCAAACCTGCAGATGATCAGTCTGAGGCTGAATGGGTGCAG ATTGACAGAGGGATGGTGGTCTACATCTGCTTTTTTAAAGGCGCTACAGAGGAAATTATTCAAAAAATCG TGAACACTCTGCTCAACTTGAAGCTGTGTGAAGCTGACTCTGGGAAGTATGTGTCAGTGTTGGACCTGCCTGGGAACGTCCTCATTGTGCCTCAGGCTACACTGGGAGGCAAGGCCAAAGGGAAGGGCATGCAGTACCACCATAACATTGGGAAAGAAGAGGGCCTACAGCTCTATTCTAACTTTGTCTCCCTGTGTGAGAAGGAACTGGCTTTGTCCAGTAACAGTAGTGAGACTGGGATGATCGTCAAACATGGAACATATGGGAACAGACAAGTGCTGAAGCTAGATACTAACGGACCATACACACACCTGATGGAGTTTTGA
- the dtd2 gene encoding D-aminoacyl-tRNA deacylase 2 isoform X2 yields MGAVNTLLNLKLCEADSGKYVSVLDLPGNVLIVPQATLGGKAKGKGMQYHHNIGKEEGLQLYSNFVSLCEKELALSSNSSETGMIVKHGTYGNRQVLKLDTNGPYTHLMEF; encoded by the exons ATGGGTGCAG TGAACACTCTGCTCAACTTGAAGCTGTGTGAAGCTGACTCTGGGAAGTATGTGTCAGTGTTGGACCTGCCTGGGAACGTCCTCATTGTGCCTCAGGCTACACTGGGAGGCAAGGCCAAAGGGAAGGGCATGCAGTACCACCATAACATTGGGAAAGAAGAGGGCCTACAGCTCTATTCTAACTTTGTCTCCCTGTGTGAGAAGGAACTGGCTTTGTCCAGTAACAGTAGTGAGACTGGGATGATCGTCAAACATGGAACATATGGGAACAGACAAGTGCTGAAGCTAGATACTAACGGACCATACACACACCTGATGGAGTTTTGA